In the genome of Bacillus thuringiensis, the window AGGTCGAACTCAGCTGGAAATTCAGCTGGACGTACCCAGTCAGCAATCGCAAAACGAGCTTTTTTATCTGGGAAGTTAAATCCATCTTGGAACAGAAGTGGTGTATTCGTTCCATCAAAACTTCCCCAATGGAAACTGTTCCATCCTTCAAGCACTTCATAGTTTGCTTGCGAGAACAATGGTGATAAACTTGCCATTTCAGCAAAGATTTCACTTGGGTGGCTATAATTCCAGTTTGCCCCTAGTTTATTCGCAACCTCCTGGACGATCCACCAGTCTGGTTTCGCATCTCCTAGCGTAGGAAGAACTTGATATAATCTTTGGACACGGCGCTCTGTATTTGTGAAAGTACCTTCTTTCTCAAGAGATGGCGCTGCTGGTAATACAACATCTGCATATTGAGCAGTTTTAGAAAGGAAAACATCTTGCACAACGAAGAAATCAAGACTCGACAACACTTCATGTACATGATTTGCATTAGAATCTACAAGAGCCATATCTTCTCCGACAAGATACATTGCTTTCATTTTTCCTTCGTCAATTGCGTGAAGCATTTCAATATTATTAAGACCTGGTTCACTATCAATTTTCACTCCGTAAGCAGTTTCAAATTTCGCACGTTCCATTTCGTTAGTAACGTGCTGATATCCTGGAAGCCATCCTGGTAAAGTACCCATATCACAAGCACCTTGTACGTTATTGTGACCTCGAAGTGGGTATGCACCTGCTCCTGGACGACGATAGTTCCCTGTTGCAAGAAGTAAGTTTGAAATTGCAGCGGAAGTATCAGAACCACCTGTATTTTGCGTTACCCCCATACCCCAAAGGATACATGTACCATCTGCATCACGAATCATTTCAGCCATTTGAATAAGTGTTTCTTTTGAAATACCTGTTACTTCTTCTGCATATGCAAGTGTATATTCTTCTAGACTTTCTTTGAAATCTTCAAAGAAGTTTACATTCTCATTAATAAATTCCTGATCATGCCAACCTCGATCAATCATATATTTTGTAACAGCCATTAACCAAACTTGATCTGTTCCTTGTTTTGGACTAATAAAGACATCTGATCGCTCTGCCATTTCTGTTTTACGAAGATCAGCTACAATTAACTTTTGTCCGTGTAATTTATGTGCACGTTTAATACGTGTAGCTAAAACAGGATGACCTTCTGTCGGATTACATCCTACAATAATAACAAGACCAGATTGCGCAATATCTTTAATCGTTCCTGCATCACCGCCCATACCAATTGTACGGAACAAACCATCCGTTGCTGGTGATTGGCAATAACGTGAGCAGTTATCAATATTATTCGTTCCAAATACTTGTCGAGCTAATTTTTGAATTACATAATTATCTTCATTTGTAATTTTAGATGAAGAAATAAATCCGATAGAACCTTTACCGTACTCTTCTTTAATAGTACCTAATTTATTTGCAACTACATTCAGTGCTTCTTCCCATGTAGATTCAACAAACGTTCCATTTTTACGAATTAAAGGTTTTGTAATTCGTTCTTTAGAATTTACGAAATCCCAACCAAATTTCCCTTTTACACAAGTGGAAATTGCGTTAACTGGTGCATCTGAAGATGGCTGTACTTTAAGGATTTTACGCCCCTTCGTCCACACTTCAAACGAACAACCTACACCACAAAATGTACATACTGTTTTCGTTTTCTTCGTACGAGTATCACGCATGGCCGCTTCCACTTCTGATACCGCAAAAATACCGCTATATCCAGGCTCAACTTCTTTAATTAAATCTACCATCGGTTCAAGAATATCTGGTTTTAATCCCGTCATAAATCCAGCTTCACCGAGCATCGTTTTCTCCATTAAAGCGTTACAAGGGCAAATCGTTACACATTGACCACAGCTAACGCATGAAGAATCATTAATATTTACTCCTTCATCCCAAATAACTCGTGGGCGTTCCGCTTCCCAGTCTATCGATAACGTTTCATTTACTTGTAAGTTTTGACACACCTCAACGCATTGACCGCATGCAATACATTGATTAGGGTCATAGCGATAAAACGGATGCGTCATATCAACTTCACTTACATCTACTTTCGGTTCATAAGGATATTTTTGATGTTCAATTTCCATTAATTCTGCTGTATTATGCAGTTTACAGTTCCCATTGTTGTTGTCACATACTGTACAGTATAATAAATGATTTTCTAGTAACCGATCCATCGCCTCTGTTTGTGCTTCTTTTGCGCGAACAGAAGCACGCTCAACGTTCATACCTTCCGTTGCTATCGTCGAACAAGAACGCATTAACTTTCCGTCAACTTCTACAATACAAGTGTCACATGTTTGAATAGGATCTACTTCCGGCACGTAACAAATTTGCGGATGTTCAATCCCGTTCTCATTAATAACACCCAATATCGTTGAACCAGGCTCCGCTGTATACTTTTTTCCGTCAATTGTAATATGAACCATGTTGTCATTCATGGTCTTTCCCCCTTTTTGAGAATAAAAAAACTCCACCACGAAAATATACGCACCACATTTTGGGCACGCTATCATCATGGTGGAGTAGTTTATTAGCACATCTTGCTAAAATACCAATCCATTTATTCATAAATAAAACGATAGATTCATAACAGGTCATATCACGATTCCATCTTTAACACTATAATTATAGCGTTAAATGTACAAATATACAATATAAATTTTAAACTGCGCATATGTCTGTATGTAACTATCCATAATAACCCATATAAAGTTCAACGAGGAATAAGGTGAATATATGGGATCTTTTCGAAAATGGATAAGGGGCGAAAAATCTTTCTCTACACATGAGCAATCTGAAACTGTATTAAATAAAGAAATTTCTTCCTCCATGCCGCTTAATCTTAAACACTTATCCAAATTATTTAGTGGTATTCCAGAATTAATTATACGCACTTTCCCGTTAAAAAACGGAAAAGAAGCTGCTCTTATATATATGGAAGGACTTGTAGATAAAACTGTTATTAATGTAGACATTCTTCGTCCTCTCTTATTTAAAGAATGGAATGAAGACGATTTTTGGGAATCTTCTGTTTCTATAGGGAATATTAAAAAAGTTCAGAAGTGGATAGACATTGAGCAATCTCTCTTACATGGCAAAAGTATTTTATTTATAAACGGGCAATTATCAGCTTTAGAACTAGATACGCAAGCGGCGCCAAAAAGGAGTATTGAAGAACCTACAACAGAGACTTCCATAAAAAGCTCACACGAAGGATTTAATGAAGTGGCAAGTGATAGTATCGCACTTATTCGTCGATATATTCCAAATCGCGAATTAAAAGTGAAGGAATTCACTGTTGGCGAACGAGCAACCTCTAAAGTTTTTTTACTTTATCTTGCAGATGTTGCAGACGAAGATGTTGTACAAGATATGGCATGCCGCATTGAATCAATCAAAGTAGATGCTATTCTTACTACCGGTGAATTAGAAGGATTTGTTGAAGATAATTCCTATACTCTCTTCCCACAATTGTCTATCACTGAACGTCCTGACACAACGGCACATCATATTTTGAATGGGCGAATTGCTGTTGTTGTAGATCGCTCACCAGGCGTATTAATAGGACCTATGACCTTTTCATCCTTCTTTCAGACGATAGATGATTACAGCTTCAGACCTATGATTCCATCTTTTATACGACTCCTTCGTTTCACTGGGCTATTTATTGCAATATTTGCTCCAGCTCTTTATATCGCTATGATTTCCTTCCATTATGAAGTGATTCCGCTCAAATTATTGTTAACAATTGGAGAATCTCGAGCTAAAATTCCTTTCCCCCCTATACTAGAAGCATTGTTAATGGAATTAGTACTTGAAATGCTCCGCGAAGCTGCAGTTCGGCTTCCTGGTCCCGTTGGACAAACGATTGGCGTCGTAGGAGGGATTGTCATTGGACAAGCTGCAGTTCAAGCAGGAATCGTAAGTAATGTTATGGTTATCGTCGTATCTATTACCGCAGTCGCTTCTTTTATCATCCCTAACATGGAAATGTCAGCAGGAATTCGGCTTCTTCGCTTTCCAATGATGATAATCGCTTCTTTATTTGGGGTCATTGGAATTATGGTTGGGATGGCGGTTATCATCATCCATATTCTTTCTATGGAATCACTTGGTGTTCCTTATGGTAGTCCTTTTTCCCCACTATTCTCTTCCGATATAAAAGATATTCTTATACGATTACCTTGGAAAATAATGAAAAAACGACCAATGTCTCTTAACCTAAAACAAGAAAATCGACAAAGAGATGACGAAGAAACGGAGGAAAACAAGTGACAAATCGTGCAAAGAGGGAGATTACTTTATTTCAATACATTCTCACTATTAGTGGTGTTCAAGTCGGTTTTGGTTTACTTACACTTCCGCGTGAAGTTGCACAAGGAGCGAATACTGATGGATGGATGTCGATTATTATCGGATGCGTCATAACTACTTTAGTCAGTCTATGTATTATAAAAATCATGGAAAAACATCCCGGAGATACTTTACTTGATGTCCTGACACGTTACCTTGGAAAATGGCTAGGAAACGGAATGATGCTCCTTTGGATTTTATATGCTGCACTTGCCGCTATTTCTTTAATATTTTCCCTCTTATACATCGTTCACATTTGGATTTTACCTAGATCTCCTATGTTTTTAATTATGATTTTGCTATCTATCCCAATGATTATGTTGGCGTGCAAAGGCATAATCATTATAAGTCGATATGCCGTATTCACTCTTTTTTTTACAATTTGGATGCCATTATTATTATTTATCCCACTTAAAGATGGTCATTGGATATACCTTCTTCCCCTTCTCAAAGAAGGGTGGTTACCCGTTTTAAATACAGTCAAATCAACTATCATTGCGTTTCTTGGATTTGAGTTTGCATTTGTCCTTTATCCTTATCTTAGTAACAAGTCATCCGCTAAAAAAGGTAGTGTTTTTGCGAATTTAATTACACTATTTATTTATCTTCAAGTTACGTTCGTTTCTTTTGTTTATTTTAGCCCAGATGGTATAACGAAGTTTTTATGGCCTACTCTTTCTCTCATTACACCATTTCATTTTTCATTCTTAGAGCGATTTGAAATTATATTTTTATCATTTTATCTCTTTATTATTTTTGATTCTTGTATTCCTTATATTTTTACCGTTTCAGATGGAATCAATCAATTACTCAATAAAAAAGGTAGTTCCTTACCTATTTGGCTTTTTTTATTCGGGTGTATTTTCACCCTACTTTTTTATATCCCTTCTTCTTATCAAATAAATGCTTTACGCGAATTTTGGGGAACTGCCAGTTATTTTATCGTTTTTCTGTTCCCAGTCGTATTCCTCTCATACATTACATTTTATCAGTATTGGAAAAGGAGAAACACTTAAATGAAACGATTTATTCATTTCACTATATTTTGTTTCCTCACAATCTTTTTGACTGGCTGTGGGGATCGACTCGATCTCGAAAAACAATCCATTTCATTAGTTTACGGTTTTGATAAAGATAATAAAAACAAGCTGAAAGTGTACCAAATAATACCTACTTTTAACAAGGATGTCGAGAAAAAGTACGAGACCCATGAAACAAAAGTACATACACCTAGAGAGGCAAAGGCGATGTTTAATAGTTCGAGTAGCGGTTTAGTATCTACGGAAAAATTACAAATCGTCTTATTTAGCAATACGTTCTTGAAACAAGAAGGAGCTATGCCATATCTTGATGTTTGGTATCGAGATCCGAAAAACACTGGTAATATGCGTATTGTAGCAGTACAAGGACCTGTTTCTTCTATAATTTATAATAACTTTAAAGATAAACCAGATCTCCCTGAACATTTAACTGAATTAATTAATACAAACAAATTATACAATCGAACAGTTTATACAACATTCCATGAATTTCATAGACAAACTTTTAATAAAGGGATTACACCAACAATTTCAGAAATAAAAAAAGAAAAGAAAGAAATTACTGTTACTGGATCTGTACTTTTAACTTCCCGTGGAATTTATAAAATGTCATTAAATCGAGATGAAAGTGCCCTTCTTCTTATGTTGCAAAAGAAATCTAATACACCAGTTTCACTTACAATGAAAATCCCTTCTGATTCAGTTGAAAGTAACAATCATCTAAAAGATACAAAAGGCAATGATTTTGTAACAATAAACGTTCTTAGTGTGAATCGCGATATTGGTACAGGTTATATCGATAACCACTTCACATTTAATATTAAAATGAATTTAAAAGTTGCCATATCTGAGGTTACATTCAATATAGATATAGACAAAGATAACAAGAAATTAACAACACTTATAACAAAACAACTAAACAAAGATTTAAACGAATTAATCCACAAAATTCAAAAGCAGCAAGTTGATCCATTCGGATTTGGCGATTATGCAAGAGCTTTTCAATATAAAGAATGGAAAAAGGTTGAAGATGATTGGCCTAGCGCTTTTTCAAAAGCTAGTGTGAAAGTAACACCTACTATCAAAATTTTAGAAAGTGGAATTATTAAATAGTAAAAACACGCTACTTGTTCTTATATGAATAAGTAGCGTGTTTTCATTTCCATTACAAGTATTATTTCAATGGACTATACTCTATTTCCATTTCTAACATTACTATGTTTTTTAGCATATACAAAATATATGAAAACACCTATTATAATCCATGCCACAAAACTAATTAAAGTAAGCTTAGAAAGGTTCAAAGCCAAATATATACAACTTACTATTGAAACGATAGGTAAAAAAGGTACTAGAGGGGCACGGAATGGCCTCTTCATATTAGGATGTGTCTTTCTTAATACAATGACAGCTATAGATACAAACACAAATGCTGTTATCGTTCCCATATTCACTAAATTAGCTAATAAATTCAAATCCACTAATCCCGCTAATAAAGCTGCTAGTATACCTGTAACCCACGTATTAAAAAATGGAGTTTGTAAACGTTTATGGACACTTGAAAGTCTTTTTGGTAACAATCCATCTCGACTCATCGAGTAAGATACACGAACAAATGCAAACATAGCTACTAACAGAACTGTTGTTAGCCCTGCTATCGCTCCCACCGATAACAACCCAGCAATTCTATCTTCTCCTACAGTGCGCAACGCATATGCAACCGGATCAGCAACATTTAATTCCGTAAACGGAACCATTCCAGTTAGCACGAATGAAACACCTACATATAGAACGGTACAAATGAGCAAGGAAACAAGTAGCCCAATTGGCACGTTACGTTGTGGACGCTTCACTTCCTCTGCGGCTGTTGCAACTGCATCAAATCCTAAAAAAGCAAAAAATACAGTAGCAGCGCCCCCTACCACGCCGTGAAAACCAAACGGTAGAAATGGTTGCCAATTCTCTGGTCTTACATATTGTGTCCCTACAACAATAAATCCTACAATAACAGCCAGTTTAATAATAACCATTATATTATTAATTCGTGCACTTTCTTTTGCGCCACGGCTTAATAAAAATGTAACAACTAAAATAATAAGAACTGCTGGTAAATCAATGATTCCACCCTTCCCCATTCCTGGTGCCGAAGCAAAAACCGTAGGAATGTGAATATTAAAACCTAGTAGCAGTGACTGAAAATATGCTGACCAGCCCGCTGCAACCGCAGAAGTCGCTAATAAATACTCCAGCATAACACACCAGCCAACTATAAATGCAAAAATCTCACCTAGTGTCATATATGTATATGAATATACACTTCCCGAAACTGGAACTGTAGATGCAAATTCAGCATAACAGAAAGCTACACATGCACATATAATTGCTGCTAATACAAAAGATAATACAATCGCCGGACCAGCATGTTTCGCTGCTACAATACCAGTTAATACGAAAATACCTGTACCAATAATTGCTCCAATACCTAACAGAGTTAGATCAATCGCTCCTAAAGTTTGATTCAATACTTTTTTCTTTTCTTCATCCATTGCTTTCTTTATGAAAAGACTCATTCTTTGAAACCTCTTTTTCAAGTTTATCTCTTACTTGTTACATTCTTTATTACTGTTCTATTTTAAAAATAAAAATATACATAATTCACTTCCCCTATAGACTTAGTAACCCACCCCATCAAAAAACAGAAAAATCAATCTCTTTATATCGTATTGAATTTTCAAAATATTAACCGTACCAAAAAGCCATTAAGAATGCTGATTGAATTTATCATACAATTAATTATATTGTCAATAATAAATCATTAAAAAATAATTGGTTGATTATTTATCAAATGTTATTTTTATACATAATTATTTTCTCAAAAACATTGTTGTTTTCCACCTTAATATTCATATTCATTTTATTACATTGATTTTCATACATTTTTCATTACATACAATGTAATAAAAATCATAATAACCTCAAATAAACTATTATTCAAAAATAATAATTCATTTGAGGTTATTTCACCATTTTAATACTAACAAAAAAGTGCAGATTTTCATCTGCACTTTTTTTATTCTTCCACTTCAGCTTCTGCACTACTATTTTCAAGATGCTCCTTCTGAGCTTCCTCTTGCAACTCTGCTGAAATCATCCCATAATAAAGTTCCGGATATAACCCAAATATTTGATATACACTTCCTAAAAACGGCATCAGAATCCCTCTTTTCTAAAGTTGTATTGCCACTTTTAAGGATTCCCTTTTCATTCATTATACATTCGTTTTTGGCGTTTCTTCTTCATCTTGAATACTTAATAAATTTTGCCATTTTTTATACGGAGCGCTATTTGGATCTACATATCCTTTCGCATGCGAGCGATCCCACAATTGTTTAATAAACATTTCTTTCTCTTTCTTTGCAACCATATCAGCACCTGTACCGTAATAGTTCTGGAAATACAACTCGATTTCATCAAGGAATAGTCTTAATAATTCATCTGATGTTTCTTCTAACGTCGGATCATACTTCGCTTCACGGTCATACATTAAAATCATATCTAAAAGATTGTGGACATGTTCTTTTCTAAGCCATCTTACATCTTGGGCTCCTAATACGAACGGATGTGTATATAAATGTCCACCTTGTATCATCGCCTTTTCTTGCTCTTCTTCAAATCGTGACAAGATGTTTTCATAAATAAACGGATTATGAAGCAATGCTCTGTGTAATTTATAACTTTCACTTGAAATATTTTTCCCCATCGACTGAATTAAAAAGCTACGCCCCACACCGTTATATTGATACACAAATTGTCCATCAACAGCAACTAAACTAATCCAGCGATACATATATGCGTATAGTAATGCACGATTACATTTATCATAATCTAATTTTGTTTGAGTCGCATTCAAGTCTGGCATAAAGGCTGGTAAGTGCCAATACTTATCTAAATGCGGCGTTAAACTAGATTTTTTACTATTTAATTTGTTTACACGGCGATAATACGATTGGAAATAGTCACCTTTATCATTCATAAATCCGTTTGAAATATGTCCTGATGATAATTTAGGAAAATCTTGCAGCGATAAGCCATAATGTGCTCGATAACAGATCACTTCAAATGGCGAAAAGGCTTCATGTACTGTATCTTTTTCTTTAAACATTTCTTGAATCAATTCCTCTTGTAGCTCTTTCTTTAAAGAAGGATGTATACCCCAATATTGTAATTCCCTATGATGAGAAACTTTTGGAATGAACGGACTTGCTAAATGGAACAGGTCTTCAATTTTTTCACGAACGTATTCATCGCGATCACGTTTCTTGTAATCTGCTTCTTTTCGCAACGCTTCAATGATATTCAGTTCTAATTTATCACGATAGCGTACTTGCAGTTCGTCATAACAATAGCTCAGTATATGTTCGCGGTAGAAATCCTCTACCTTTTTCGACTGAATCTCTTCTGTTTTCGCATCACGACAATATTCTCCGTACAAACTCATATAAATTTCCGCTGATATATCTTTCGGTAGTACACCTAAATTTAAATGTTGCTGCATATCTTGCCATATCTTTTCTTGCAACTGTTCCTCTGCTAATACAT includes:
- the fdhF gene encoding formate dehydrogenase subunit alpha; the encoded protein is MNDNMVHITIDGKKYTAEPGSTILGVINENGIEHPQICYVPEVDPIQTCDTCIVEVDGKLMRSCSTIATEGMNVERASVRAKEAQTEAMDRLLENHLLYCTVCDNNNGNCKLHNTAELMEIEHQKYPYEPKVDVSEVDMTHPFYRYDPNQCIACGQCVEVCQNLQVNETLSIDWEAERPRVIWDEGVNINDSSCVSCGQCVTICPCNALMEKTMLGEAGFMTGLKPDILEPMVDLIKEVEPGYSGIFAVSEVEAAMRDTRTKKTKTVCTFCGVGCSFEVWTKGRKILKVQPSSDAPVNAISTCVKGKFGWDFVNSKERITKPLIRKNGTFVESTWEEALNVVANKLGTIKEEYGKGSIGFISSSKITNEDNYVIQKLARQVFGTNNIDNCSRYCQSPATDGLFRTIGMGGDAGTIKDIAQSGLVIIVGCNPTEGHPVLATRIKRAHKLHGQKLIVADLRKTEMAERSDVFISPKQGTDQVWLMAVTKYMIDRGWHDQEFINENVNFFEDFKESLEEYTLAYAEEVTGISKETLIQMAEMIRDADGTCILWGMGVTQNTGGSDTSAAISNLLLATGNYRRPGAGAYPLRGHNNVQGACDMGTLPGWLPGYQHVTNEMERAKFETAYGVKIDSEPGLNNIEMLHAIDEGKMKAMYLVGEDMALVDSNANHVHEVLSSLDFFVVQDVFLSKTAQYADVVLPAAPSLEKEGTFTNTERRVQRLYQVLPTLGDAKPDWWIVQEVANKLGANWNYSHPSEIFAEMASLSPLFSQANYEVLEGWNSFHWGSFDGTNTPLLFQDGFNFPDKKARFAIADWVRPAEFPAEFDLHINNGRMLEHFHEGNMTNKSTGIQTKVPGVFVEISPDLAKERGVKTGSLVRLVSPFGALKLRALVTDRVKANELYLPMNSTDNETAINFLTGPAVDVRTNTPAYKQTKVRMEVLEVDGENPMPKANPRNKKRHPQAGIEVHRKWARTGYVHLTDK
- a CDS encoding Ger(x)C family spore germination protein produces the protein MKRFIHFTIFCFLTIFLTGCGDRLDLEKQSISLVYGFDKDNKNKLKVYQIIPTFNKDVEKKYETHETKVHTPREAKAMFNSSSSGLVSTEKLQIVLFSNTFLKQEGAMPYLDVWYRDPKNTGNMRIVAVQGPVSSIIYNNFKDKPDLPEHLTELINTNKLYNRTVYTTFHEFHRQTFNKGITPTISEIKKEKKEITVTGSVLLTSRGIYKMSLNRDESALLLMLQKKSNTPVSLTMKIPSDSVESNNHLKDTKGNDFVTINVLSVNRDIGTGYIDNHFTFNIKMNLKVAISEVTFNIDIDKDNKKLTTLITKQLNKDLNELIHKIQKQQVDPFGFGDYARAFQYKEWKKVEDDWPSAFSKASVKVTPTIKILESGIIK
- a CDS encoding endospore germination permease, encoding MTNRAKREITLFQYILTISGVQVGFGLLTLPREVAQGANTDGWMSIIIGCVITTLVSLCIIKIMEKHPGDTLLDVLTRYLGKWLGNGMMLLWILYAALAAISLIFSLLYIVHIWILPRSPMFLIMILLSIPMIMLACKGIIIISRYAVFTLFFTIWMPLLLFIPLKDGHWIYLLPLLKEGWLPVLNTVKSTIIAFLGFEFAFVLYPYLSNKSSAKKGSVFANLITLFIYLQVTFVSFVYFSPDGITKFLWPTLSLITPFHFSFLERFEIIFLSFYLFIIFDSCIPYIFTVSDGINQLLNKKGSSLPIWLFLFGCIFTLLFYIPSSYQINALREFWGTASYFIVFLFPVVFLSYITFYQYWKRRNT
- a CDS encoding APC family permease translates to MSLFIKKAMDEEKKKVLNQTLGAIDLTLLGIGAIIGTGIFVLTGIVAAKHAGPAIVLSFVLAAIICACVAFCYAEFASTVPVSGSVYSYTYMTLGEIFAFIVGWCVMLEYLLATSAVAAGWSAYFQSLLLGFNIHIPTVFASAPGMGKGGIIDLPAVLIILVVTFLLSRGAKESARINNIMVIIKLAVIVGFIVVGTQYVRPENWQPFLPFGFHGVVGGAATVFFAFLGFDAVATAAEEVKRPQRNVPIGLLVSLLICTVLYVGVSFVLTGMVPFTELNVADPVAYALRTVGEDRIAGLLSVGAIAGLTTVLLVAMFAFVRVSYSMSRDGLLPKRLSSVHKRLQTPFFNTWVTGILAALLAGLVDLNLLANLVNMGTITAFVFVSIAVIVLRKTHPNMKRPFRAPLVPFLPIVSIVSCIYLALNLSKLTLISFVAWIIIGVFIYFVYAKKHSNVRNGNRV
- a CDS encoding spore germination protein; protein product: MGSFRKWIRGEKSFSTHEQSETVLNKEISSSMPLNLKHLSKLFSGIPELIIRTFPLKNGKEAALIYMEGLVDKTVINVDILRPLLFKEWNEDDFWESSVSIGNIKKVQKWIDIEQSLLHGKSILFINGQLSALELDTQAAPKRSIEEPTTETSIKSSHEGFNEVASDSIALIRRYIPNRELKVKEFTVGERATSKVFLLYLADVADEDVVQDMACRIESIKVDAILTTGELEGFVEDNSYTLFPQLSITERPDTTAHHILNGRIAVVVDRSPGVLIGPMTFSSFFQTIDDYSFRPMIPSFIRLLRFTGLFIAIFAPALYIAMISFHYEVIPLKLLLTIGESRAKIPFPPILEALLMELVLEMLREAAVRLPGPVGQTIGVVGGIVIGQAAVQAGIVSNVMVIVVSITAVASFIIPNMEMSAGIRLLRFPMMIIASLFGVIGIMVGMAVIIIHILSMESLGVPYGSPFSPLFSSDIKDILIRLPWKIMKKRPMSLNLKQENRQRDDEETEENK